A window of the Aspergillus flavus chromosome 6, complete sequence genome harbors these coding sequences:
- a CDS encoding putative C2H2 finger domain protein (unnamed protein product): MTESPGSPLSSIASDDMSDREELKQGFSPSASNMPPSKRRRTGIASWDRNTPVSTTFQDEIPPASPSSSISSDTSGDIPNSPGTLALIGGSQDDDYSGQGNDQVTVCRWEGCDAGDLGNMDDLVQHIHNEHVGSRQKKYSCEWSDCTRKGQTHASGYALRAHMRSHTREKPFYCALPECDRSFTRSDALAKHMRTVHETEALRPSDPVPKHHNAPSAAGTPAGTPGSKLQRIKLKLSQPPKEDPEQQLNEKMNEENKYLDCYLNDWEEHGYHRELGFQPYESKLPPQQLYRLLRRQIHWAEKETVELRDEWERVLPKRKHAFLEKEAIFEDVCDAELRLFSLLMGSDAAAPSSSAAATNGAKKQPETADTEMTLNPESESVAA; this comes from the exons ATGACCGAGTCTCCGGgttcccctctctcttccatcGCCTCCGACGATATGTCGGATCGCGAGGAATTGAAGCAGGGCTTCTCCCCCTCGGCCTCAAATATGCCTCCTTCCAAACGTCGCCGCACCGGCATCGCATCCTGGGATCGCAATACCCCCGTCTCAACAACCTTCCAAGATGAAATCCCCCCGGCctccccatcttcttccatctcctcgGACACCTCGGGCGACATCCCCAACTCCCCCGGCACACTGGCCCTTATCGGAGGCAGCCAGGACGACGACTACAGCGGCCAAGGCAACGATCAGGTCACCGTATGCCGGTGGGAAGGATGCGATGCAGGAGATCTGGGAAACATGGACGACCTAGTCCAGCACATCCACAACGAGCACGTCGGCAGTCGACAGAAGAAGTATTCCTGCGAATGGTCCGACTGTACTCGAAAGGGCCAAACACATGCAAGCGGATACGCACTGCGCGCGCATATGAGAAGCCATACGAGAGAAAAGCCGTTCTACTGTGCGCTACCAG AATGTGACCGAAGTTTCACCCGTTCAGACGCCCTCGCCAAACATATGAGAACAGTTCATGAGACAGAAGCTCTCCGACCTTCTGATCCCGTTCCGAAGCATCATAATGCGCCCTCCGCCGCGGGCACCCCTGCAGGGACACCCGGGAGCAAGCTGCAGCGCATCAAGTTGAAGCTTTCGCAACCGCCTAAGGAGGACCCCGAGCAGCAGCTTAATGAGAAGATGAACGAGGAGAACAAATACCTGGACTGCTATCTGAACGATTGGGAGGAGCATGGGTACCATCGCGAGCTAGGCTTCCAGCCTTATGAGAGCAAGCTTCCGCCGCAACAACTCTATCGACTCCTCCGTCGACAAATCCACTgggcagaaaaggaaacagtAGAGCTACGCGATGAGTGGGAGAGGGTCTTGCCGAAGAGAAAACATGCATTTCTGGAGAAAGAGGCCATCTTCGAAGACGTCTGTGATGCTGAACTACGACTATTCAGTCTCCTCATGGGCAGCGACGCCGCggcgccatcatcatcagccGCTGCCACAAACGGAGCAAAGAAGCAGCCCGAGACAGCAGATACGGAAATGACGCTTAATCCCGAGTCAGAGTCGGTAGCAGCGTGA
- a CDS encoding NADP-dependent oxidoreductase domain-containing protein, which produces MPSLVGRDVGHTGYGLMRMTWVPQPPPQEQCFEALNTALAHGSNFWNAGELYGTPEYNSLHLLHSYFAQHPENADKVVLSIKGGLKPGQLAPDGSEANIRRSVDECLRVLDGKKKIDIFECARQDPKTTVEQTVTVLAQLVKEGKIGGIGLSEVDAETIRRAHKVHPIAAVEVEMSLFDLTILQNDVAKVCAELNIPIVAYSPLGRGVLAGAFTTAADIPDGDFRKTLPKFQDEAMKQNIKLVNEVNDLAARKGVAPVQIALAWVLTLSGKPGMPTIIPIPGGTTSAKVAQNLQAPRLTDAEMAEIDAILKRNEIVGTRY; this is translated from the exons ATGCCTTCTCTTGTTGGACGGGATGTTGGCCATACTGGCTATGGGTTGATGA GAATGACCTGGGTGCCTCAACCACCCCCGCAAGAACAATGCTTCGAGGCTCTGAACACCGCCCTCGCCCATGGCTCCAATTTCTGGAACGCCGGTGAACTCTACGGCACACCCGAATATAACTCTTTGCATCTGCTCCATAGTTACTTCGCCCAGCACCCAGAGAATGCGGACAAGGTTGTTCTTAGCATTAAGGGTGGGTTGAAGCCGGGCCAGCTGGCGCCTGATGGTTCCGAGGCCAATATTCGGCGCAGTGTGGATGAGTGTCTTCGTGTGCtggatgggaagaagaagattgatatCTTTGAGTGTGCGAGACAGGATCCCAAGACTACTGTAGAGCAGACGGTTACTGTTCTTGCGCAGTTGGTTaaggaggggaagattgGGGGCATTGGGTTGAGTGAGGTTGATGCGGAGACTATTCGGAGAGC ACACAAGGTGCACCCAATTGCAGCTGTAGAGGTTGAGATGTCTCTGTTCGACCTGACCATCCTCCAGAACGACGTCGCGAAAGTATGCGCAGAACTCAACATCCCCATTGTGGCATATTCGCCATTGGGACGGGGTGTCTTGGCCGGCGCTTTCACCACAGCCGCCGACATCCCCGATGGAGATTTCCGCAAGACGTTGCCCAAGTTCCAAGATGAGGCAATGAAGCAGAACATCAAGCTAGTCAATGAGGTCAATGACCTCGCCGCTCGGAAGGGCGTTGCTCCCGTTCAGATCGCACTCGCATGGGTCCTAACTCTTAGCGGCAAGCCTGGCATGCCTACGATTATTCCTATCCCTGGTGGTACCACGAGCGCCAAGGTGGCGCAGAACTTGCAAGCGCCTCGTCTGACTGATGCAGAGATGGCAGAGATTGATGCAATTTTGAAGCGGAATGAGATTGTTGGGACTCGATACTGA
- a CDS encoding putative C2H2 transcription factor (unnamed protein product): MASCKAGFVSILNNDDNPSFTVRSSPRLCRHHSTSSYPYPSEPRREASNSYYRYGYAHSDSFPVNRQQFDSVSDAAQPTSPGSSDCSYDYMSAGSSYYYQPNRQEPHSYQAPTTGTAMTTAEKRLSANSVSDPPSPPASISGSRDAMATKVNRKNKYPCPFAASHNCSATFTTSGHAARHGKKHTGEKSVHCPICNKAFTRKDNMKQHIRTHRTHSEDRPTGVTEKDTDASNRWRVRRDSPLYNHHRSSSQSQMDGNAYDSMRTMR; encoded by the coding sequence ATGGCTAGCTGCAAGGCAGGCTTCGTGTCTATATTAAACAATGATGACAACCCGTCATTCACAGTGCGATCAAGCCCCCGTTTATGCAGACACCACTCTACTTCATCATACCCGTATCCCTCAGAGCCACGACGAGAGGCATCAAACTCATACTATCGCTATGGGTATGCCCATTCAGACTCCTTCCCAGTGAACCGGCAACAGTTCGATTCCGTGTCGGACGCCGCGCAGCCCACGTCCCCTGGATCGTCGGACTGCTCTTACGACTACATGAGCGCCGGATCCAGTTATTACTATCAGCCTAATCGTCAGGAACCCCATAGTTACCAAGCGCCGACAACGGGAACCGCGATGACAACTGCTGAGAAAAGGCTCAGCGCTAACAGCGTGTCTGACCCTCCCTCCCCACCAGCATCCATCAGTGGATCCAGAGATGCAATGGCAACCAAGGTAAACCGAAAGAACAAATACCCATGCCCGTTTGCTGCTAGTCACAACTGTTCCGCTACCTTCACCACCTCGGGACATGCGGCGCGCCATGGAAAGAAGCACACTGGCGAAAAAAGCGTACACTGTCCGATTTGCAACAAGGCTTTCACCCGAAAGGATAATATGAAGCAGCATATTCGAACTCATCGGACACACTCTGAAGACCGGCCAACGGGTGTGACGGAGAAGGACACTGATGCAAGTAACCGGTGGCGCGTAAGGAGGGACAGCCCCTTGTACAACCACCACCGATCCTCGAGCCAGTCCCAAATGGATGGGAATGCCTACGACAGCATGAGAACTATGAGATGA